The Triticum urartu cultivar G1812 chromosome 5, Tu2.1, whole genome shotgun sequence genome contains the following window.
ATTCAAGGATTTTATGATAACTTGAATGCGGAGATTTCAAGCTTTCAGCCTTGAAATGGCCAAGTGAGTACAATGATATCTAAACAGCTCTAGTTAGAACCTACATCTGGAAAACAGTCTGAAAACTGTATGTAGCTTACGCTATTCTTTATTTCACACGAGCTTAGGCTATTGACGAACATGACAATTGCACCACTTGTATACATTTTGCAACTCAGGAACCTTTAAACATTAATAAGAACGATTCACTACCATATTGGCACCTTACATTTCCGAGTTGAATTTGATTAGTTCGTAATGGTGATTGCTAATGGTATTAGTAGCTTTGGTCTCTTTACATTTGAGACTGATACCCTTAAAATCATTATAAACTGATATTACAAAATTTTTGGAACATGAAAACTGTGCACAGAATAAGATACATTAAACTACGTTTCTGCCTTTTGTATTAGTGCTTTCACTATAAATCATTGCATTGGATGGTAGATACAGGTAAAAGAAGACTTCGAGTACAAAGTAGCCCATTTGTATATTACATTACCAAAAGAAGAAAAGTATAAGCCTACATCAAGAATCAGAGTCCAAACTTAAGTGTTCATACTGTCCAAAGTGAGAAGTGTTTTTATCAAACATATACAAAGATACACAGTGTAACTAGTGCTGGAATTTCTGGTTAGATCATGTTGAGCAAGCTGCATTCTCTAGTTCATTACTTGGTTTTGTTGCTGCACCACAGGTCTTCCACTATGAACTGCATCCAAGAATTGTCTTTGTCATTCTCGTTTGCAGTTGAGGACTCTCCAGCATCCTCAAAGTCTGTAACCTGTTCTTGATTTCCTTTAGCCTGTGATGAGCTGCATTCCCCTTGTTTTTCAAATTCACCAGCCGGCACATTTTTCTTGAAAACCCGACATAGCGCATAGGAGTCCTGTAGAAGAACAAGAAAGATGAACAACCAGTCCTCGTTTCCTTTCTTTTTTTGCTTTCACATGAAACTAACTGTCTCTATGTTGGACGAATCATGAGCACATGGATGGAAAATTAATTCCATGCTAACCTTTATAATTTGAATCATATGGATGTAAAAATGCCATTCTAACCTTTCTGCTTTACTGAACAATATACAGCTGCAAACTTAAACTGTATTTATTACGCTGCTTCATTATTTTGGGGATTTTTCCTGCTTTGTTACATGTGCTAATGTGCTATATCTATGCATTGGAAGGCCCTTCTATGTTTATACGCGGTGGATTGGGGTCTGTGtcctgtttttttttcttttctgtaaGACTCACAATTAGTTATTTGCGTTCTGATAATAGAATATCTGTGTTACATCTGCAAACTTATAAACTGTGTAGATGCTGCTGCTTCATTGTCTTGGGGACTTTTGCTGCTCTGGTACATGTGCTATATCTATACGTTCAAATAACATTCTATGTTCATACATGTGCTGGATCGGGGTTCACATCCTGCTTTTTTTTCTTGTTCTCTTTTGTAGGGCTTATCATTAGCTACTTGGCTTTTCATGATAGAATTCTGGGTTTCTAGCTAAATAAACCTTGTTTATTACCAATCTTTGGGAATGAATCTCTAGAGAATTCAGCATTATGTGCAGCAGGAAATTATATGCAAGTTCAGTGCTGACTGCAGTATGCTGCAGCCTAATAGTCTCTTAGAATATGATCAACCATCCACACTTATAAACAGTTTTTTGTGGGGTATTTGCTGTGTTACGTTTGGACTAAATGTAACCAAATTTAGTTGTCACATAAAGCGATGCACAAACTCTGAATAGTACTGCACTATTACTGTATAAACAGTCACAGAAATGTGAAATGGATGGCCCAGTATGCACAATTTTTAGCTAGCAAGTTTGCTGTGCTCTGCTCTCCCATCTAATCTACAGTTAACATGGGATCAGAAGTTTATGTTCAGTTTTACTAACAAGTAAAGTAGGAGTGGGACATGGAGAATAAAGTGCAAAGCCACCTACACAGCACTGGGCCACACCGAAGGATGTCTAAGCTTTAAGGTAGCATCAACATGCAAAAGACCTAGATTATGTGTACTCTGGATCATGAGGCGGTGGTGGCACCCCTTATGCAGTCACACAGTATGGTTTCAATTCAGAAACCAAGGATTGGATGTTACATTTGTCTTATCAAGAGCACCAAAAAAGTGCACCATGTGTGACCCCATTAGAAGAACTTCTGCTGTACTTTGTAAAGTATCTATGGTCTATGGAAGCAAGGAATACTTTATGCTGATGGATATGGGCCGGGGAAAAAGAGATAAGAACCCTAGCTTTTCATGCACTCCATGCATAAACAACGTAGTTTTCCTGAACTGCGTATGCCCTAGCTAATTTTTCCCTCTTTTATTGTCAATTTTATTTTTTCTGTTTATAATCAAAACAAAATTATTTTAGCAAGACAACATCTCTAAAATCATGCATATTTCCAAGGTATGATTACTACAAGATTGGCTGGATTTTAGTACCATGAACTGCATCCTGAGCTCACTAGATGCAGCAGAAACACAATGATTTAACTGATACTGAAAGTGAGGAGAGGAGGATGAAGGAGTAACCTGAACCCCCATGGTGTTGTTGCATTCGCTTTCCTCGATGCGGTACTCATGCATGACCCAGTTGCTCCTGATCCCCTGAGGAGCTCGGCCTTGGTAGAAGACTAATGTCTTCTTCATACCGATTGACCTCTTCTGGTAGTTGATGGATCGATCTTTGCCGGTCGATTTCCAGTATCCTGCTCGAGTTGCTCGGTTCGTCCGGCATCCATTTGGATACTTCCTATCCCTTGGCCCAAAGAAGTACCACTCAGGGTCTCTACTGGGCAGGAACGATTTCTCTTCCAAAACAAAGAACATATCCCAAGTTCAATCAGGACTCAGCAGTTGTTAGACAACAGGATGAACAACACAACAGAGTTTAATTTTTCAGGTTACCTGCTAGCTCCCAAGGCTCACACTTGTAGAGGTCTACCTCTGGGATGATGTCGAGTTCGATGCTCTGGCCATGGACCTTCCTCTTGAGGTAATAGTTCACAAGCTCCTCATCAGTTGGATGAAACCTAAAGCCTGGGGGGAGACCAACCGGCGCCATGATCTCCTGGTTCGCCTCCTCCTTTGTTGCTGATCTTTCTCTTTGTCTTTCCCCTTTGGCTTTCCCTACCGTGTCCAGCTGCTGCGCTCTTTAGCCCCTCCGTGAAATGATTCAAAGCCTGCCCTACAAGTAGCCGTGTCTCTCTTTCCAGGATTCTCACACAAGCAGGCTCTGGACGTCTTACAGCACCGAAGGATCTTCTTTTCATTTCTTTTAACTTTTGTTCTGTTTTTTATCTGGATAACACACTTTTATGATCTCCAATGCTGGTAGGTCGTGGAGGGGCGCTGTACCAGGATGAGAAAGTTGTCACGATGCCGCCTGCCTGGACCTTGCATTAGATCATGTTCTTTTGCCCACTGAACTTGTTTTTGTGCCTCACAAGCTTAGCCTCTTTGAAGTGTCGTAGAGAAGAAGAGGACTAAAGACAAGGGTGGGGAGCTATGCCACATGCATCTGTCTTGGGATCAGCATTGTAAAACAGAAAGTTTCAGAAGGGAAAAGGAAAGGTTCATGTAGCCATGAGGCCCTATAGTGTCAATGAGCTTGCATTGCTAGCCATTCAGCCATCTAGATCAGACAAAACTTTTAGCTTTAGATTCTGACAAAGGAGTAATTGAGTGCATTCGATCATCACATTTCTAGTTGAGCATACAAATGCCTCCAGAAGCATAAGTTGATTAGAAAGCTCCTTGTGTTCAACAATACATAGAAATCAACGGCAATGATCTAGATCCTCTCTTTCTTGAATGGAAGCCGTTCGATTAGTAAGATCAAATGATCAGTCTCAATGCAAGAAATATTTATGTGTACTGCAACCTTATTTTGAAGGGGATAAATGATCTGTTAAAAAACTGGCTGTAATTTTCTCCTAAACTCCTCCAACTCTACAATGCCAACGAAGCAGATGGCGTCGCATGTAAAGAGGCCAGCGAGTAGCCTTACCCAATTCTCTACACGAAAAGAAGGGCATCACCTTCAGATGCATGTGGTCTAAAGCAAATTCTGTTTCTAAATGTAGATTTGCAAATTACTTTGCAGTTGGTGTGACTATCCAAACGGCGAAACGGTTCAAGGGTACTATCGACCTGCTGGGCCATTCTGAAAAAGATTCAGAGGCAACACGCTTGCAGCGAAGATTCACGGTGAAGACACACATAAGGTAGACTGCAGAACTTTAGTTCTGTCTTCTCTGGTACCAGCGAGGCCGGAACGATGCCCAGAAAGATGATACATCATTAGTGTTTTCGCCTGAGATCTGCATAGAAGCTTTCCTGGCCATGTGGTAAAAAGAGATGTTATTGGAGCACCACTCGGGTAACACTTTGTTGCAGTACACGGTTTTGTGAAAAATACAGTCCTAGACCTGTATGTTTACTGAGAGTAAAAAGCTGCTCCGAGCTTATATTTATTGACTTGAGAAGGATTCTGATTGACATTCTAGGGCTACTGGTAACAGCATGTGGTAACCTCTGATCTAGAATAGTATTCCTTCAACGTTTTTGTGCACAGAAGTGTTCAATTAAGCTTCTTCGTCAGTACTGATGCATGCCTTGCAATCCAAGCATGTAACGGATCCTGCTGCATAGGATTTTCCATGTTTACAGGATATAGTGCTTTGCATGTGATATTCTAAAGAAAAGGTAGGTTTTCAGCATTTGAAGATACATTTAAAGAAAGTAAAATGGTTTACTGTGAGatatctattttatgattcaagAAGTATGAAAAAAATGTTTTTTCATATCTATATGCTTGGTCTATTTTACTTATGTAATATATATGTAAACAATGTACGGTACAAATTTGGTTGCCAAAAATCATACTTTAGttgcaattttattttcttatttatTGATCAACAAATGAATGACGGATTTACTCAGGCAATAAGAACCAGGTGCCAGGTTTGGAGCAGATATATGCAAATTGAGCAGGCAGGTACAAACAGTTACATTTTTGTTCAATTCTATTGACATACAGGGAGGCACACAACAACTATGTATGCTATGGAATGGCATAGCCTCACTCTTTCTTTTTTCACAGCAAGAGGAGAAAAAAAAGAGCCTCCAATCGAGAAGCATAATAATACATATGAACACCAAGGAAAGCATGAACAGAAGACGAAGAAAACACAAATGAAGTCTGATTGTTCCTATCATCATCATATAAATATAAATCCTCCTTATGAGTTCATCTCCAGGAAGGATTACAGCCTTCACCTTGAGGCCAGCATCGATCGATCGGTTACCCAAACTCCCAGCAATACGCTGGAAGATGGAACCCAAAAGGATTATATATACCTTATTACTGCTTAATCTTTCACCTTCAACACTCGGTGATTATTGATAAATTGCCAGCAGCACCGATCacaaaaagaaaaaggaaaaaatataTAGGTATATATATCAGGAGGATTATTTCCACCGACAGAAGAAGCTCTCCGGCCGCATGCATGATCAGCCGGCGCAGGAGGTGCTCTCCTCGGCGGCGGTGCTGGAGCACCAGGCGTCCTCGGAGATGAACTGCATCCAGGAGTCGTCCTTGTCTGCCTCGTCGTCTGCGTCGGCGTCAGCACCGCCGGAGGTGGACCCTGCGGGCACGTCGGGCGACGGGGTCTGGTAGTACTCCTGTCCGGCAGTGCGGCTGCTGGCGAGCAGCTGCTGGCAGGCGCCCTCGAGCAGTGCCATGCTGCACTGCCCCTCCTGCAGCTCCTCCACCTCGGCGCAGATGGCGTTCTTCTTGAAGACCCGGCACAGCGCGTAGGTATCCTGATCCATCCACCATGCATGGTATATTAACTCATGATAGGAAAAAGCAAAAACAAGATCCATCTGCTATTGTGGTTTCTCAAGTCTTTTCTGAAAGTTTATGCACACACTGATGCATGATTATCTCATGTGCAGTTACTTCTGCCAATTACTAGTCAATAGGCCTTGGGTTTTGGGCAATTTGACCCATCAGAGTGCCATCATAGGGTTGTATACATTCTTGTTGATTGTTAATCAGAAAAGAGGCCGATCGATGATCAAAGCAAAGCGGGAGAAGAAATAAGAAGACTAGCCGGCCATGGAAGAATCAGAAGGGTGCGAGGATGATGATGGGATTCAGCACGGAATAAAGCGGAAAGCGCGGGAGGACGCCGACATGCATATGGCCATGACACGAGCTGCTATCTCGCGCCAAGATGCATGAGGGCTTGCTTTGCTTTGCTTGCTCTCTAGCTTTGgttaaggccctttagtgcctcATGATCAGTGCAGACTGCTCTAATCTCATCTCACCAAAATAAAGAGAACGCAGCGCAGCATGCATGGTTAACACGTAGAGTAGAGTACGCACTACTCTCTTAGAACAAAGAACGTCGCTGGAGAAAGAACAAATTAATACTACTAATGCTAAGGCCCCGGCTTTTACTTTTGTTAGTTGAATTTTTTGGACAGCGAGGCGAGGCCTACATGTTTGTCTCATCAGCTGGATGAAAGCAAAGTGACCCGACCCATACTTAGCTACTACCAGTACTCGTACCGTTTTACAGACGTGATAGAAAGCCATGTTTTAATCCTCTCAGGAAATTTTTACGCCTTCCATTTGGGATGCAAGCAGAAATTTTCTTTgcccggccggccggccggccagCACAAAAGAAAAGGATCAAAATTTTCTCAAAGCCCTAACTTCCAATTCCTAAAAAAGAACCCTAATTTTCCATGCATAGAAGGAGATGACGATCAGCATGCTCATGACGAGAGATATGATATAGCTAGAGAGAACGAAGGTGATCAATTATACGTACCTGGATGGCGATGGTGTCCTCGGAGTCCTTGTCGTCGAGGCGGTACTCGTGCATCACCCAATCGGTGCGCACCCCCTGCGGCGCGCGTCCGCGGTAGTATACCAGCGTCTTCTTCATCCCGATTGCCCGGGCGCCGCCGCCGTGGTGCTGCTGCGTCATGACGCGCCGGTCCTTGCCGGTGGACTTCCAGTACCCTGCCCGCGTCGCCCGGTTGGTCCGGAAGCCGTTGGGGTACTTGCGGTCCCTCGGCCCGAAGAAGTACCACTCCGGGTCACGGCTCGGCAAAAACGACTTCTCTGCACGCGCCATGAGGACGGATGGTGTAATTCATCAATCAGTTCACGTAGGCGAGATCACATGCGAATTCAAATCGATCGATCATACCTGCGAGGTCCCATGGCTCGCACTTGTAGAGGTCCACCTCCGGGATGATGTCGAGCTCGATGTGGAGCCCGTGGATCTTGCGCTTCAGGTAGTAGTTCACCAGCTCCTCGTCCGTCGGGTGGAACCGGAAACCCGGCGGCAGACCCACCGGCGCCATACCCCGGCGATCGACGACGGCGTCTGCGTGCTCCGGGCTGCGGCAGCTAGGTTGGTAGCTGCTTCGGCCAAGGAGCAAGATGCGCActttgcttcttcttctctgcTCCTGCTGGTTGGAGGAGGGTGCTGCTGCTGCCTTTACCGGGCGGCTAGCTGCCCTTATAAGTAGGTTTTCTCTTCCTCTGGGTCGATCGTCGTCGGCTGGGGTAGGAGGCACACTAGTCATCCTCCCCTCGAGATTTTCATCGATCGGATGGGGGCCACCTTTACTAGCTACCTCCTCTTTTCCAGATTCCCTCGCAAGCTTCATCCTTTTCCTTACACGGCGCCGGACCGCCCCTCATTTCTCTCTTAGAGTCTAGACGTgtatctctctctccctctctctctctctctctctctctctctctctctctctctctctccaatCCTGGTAAGTGAATGGATCAAGTTTTCTGCGAGTGACTAGATTACTCCATTGCTGAAATAAAACTACCAAGACAGTGTCCACTATATGTCATGTCTTTATTGAGGTTTTCAAAATATCAAGTCTTTAATAAATGGTTCATATAATTATATTACATAATCTCGGTCCAACAGTTAACAAGCTGAGTACATGTTTATACATGTACAATGTGTGAAGCCATTGCTACATTGTTTGAGCATCCACACCCTATAAACACCTATAGCCTCGGTAAACACACCATCTTTCTCTCGATCCAAGAGTTAAAAGCTGAACATGCCCCCGTTAATTTAGATGTCACTTACACACATTTtatgtttttaaatatatatgTGCATTGTGGGGCCACTGGTCGATTTCTTAGATCATCCGCATCTTTATAAATAATTATAGATTTCAGCCTTGATAAGTGTGTCAACTTTCTCTCTCATTCACCTCGATAAGTGTTTTTTTTACCATATCCTCTAGCACCACTTGAAGGTGCTAAATATACTAAATTTATCATTCAAATTAAAGATTGGCACACAAGCTATTAGTTTAACATACTTTGCTAAGCTTAGCATTGGATGCTAAGCTTAGCGTTAGTGCTAAGCTTTTGATCTTAGCATCTACTTCACATGCATCCTTTAGCACTAGTGCTAAACCTTTAGCACTAGTGCTAAACAATTTCTCTCACCTTTAGCTTCTGCTTAACATCTAGGGATGCGGATGCTCTTAGTACACATATATAACTTAATATAACACAACTATAGCGTTCAAATAACGACATCCATCGCTACTGAGGCATATTAATTTCCATGGACGAAATGCAGCTACACTGGTTGTAGTGAGCTGAGTTGGATCAAGAATGTGGGTACACCGGTAGCTTCTACATACaaaaaggaagaggaaggaaGAGAGAATGTACAAAGCAACACCGAATCAGTTGTATCATATGGACTCTGGCTATATATGTGTCTGCGATCTTGTTAGGGAATATCACGTTTTTGTTCAGTGATGAATGATGGTTTATCTAAACAGTACCCCTACTACCATCTAGGCTGCCACATTATGGTTTCTACATGCATGCCATCTTTTAGGTAATGGAAACTAGACACACTGTCCCGCCTTGATCTACACCATACCATGCACACAAATCAGTTTGTTAAAATATGAAAAGAACCAAAAAAGGGAAATAACTCAGAGAGCTATAAATATCCAACAAGGTAATCACCTTGCAGAGTAGCTGTGCGGCTGTCTGCTGTAGCTTAAAAAAGGTCAATATAAGGAGCACATTTGCATAACCGAGACATTTATATCAGCATTTTAATTTGAATATGCTTATCACTTATGGCCATTTCCTTTTAATTCTAGGATAATTAAGATGTCTTCATTCATAAGTGATCAATTAATTGTACCTCGTGCATATAGCACCCCACATGTTACATTTGCGCCGCATC
Protein-coding sequences here:
- the LOC125510361 gene encoding NAC domain-containing protein 86-like, coding for MAPVGLPPGFRFHPTDEELVNYYLKRKVHGQSIELDIIPEVDLYKCEPWELAEKSFLPSRDPEWYFFGPRDRKYPNGCRTNRATRAGYWKSTGKDRSINYQKRSIGMKKTLVFYQGRAPQGIRSNWVMHEYRIEESECNNTMGVQDSYALCRVFKKNVPAGEFEKQGECSSSQAKGNQEQVTDFEDAGESSTANENDKDNSWMQFIVEDLWCSNKTK
- the LOC125510360 gene encoding NAC domain-containing protein 86-like, with translation MAPVGLPPGFRFHPTDEELVNYYLKRKIHGLHIELDIIPEVDLYKCEPWDLAEKSFLPSRDPEWYFFGPRDRKYPNGFRTNRATRAGYWKSTGKDRRVMTQQHHGGGARAIGMKKTLVYYRGRAPQGVRTDWVMHEYRLDDKDSEDTIAIQDTYALCRVFKKNAICAEVEELQEGQCSMALLEGACQQLLASSRTAGQEYYQTPSPDVPAGSTSGGADADADDEADKDDSWMQFISEDAWCSSTAAEESTSCAG